Proteins encoded together in one Flavobacteriales bacterium window:
- the gldN gene encoding gliding motility protein GldN: MALALLCGAWAAPSAMAQTVLDGAFIKEHTKTKRVVPYTHIREADVMWARRVWRTIDLREKINHPLYFPTSPLNDRRSLFDVIRQGLMVDGSITAYDPGALADDDEFKKAFLPTELKDLFSRLDTQYTESLVTGDMEMVVQTIDLESRDIKMYKLKEDWIFDKQRSTLDIRIIGLAPMKEVRGEDGEVRGYRPLFWLYYPECRYVFANWDAFNRENDSERRSFEDIFWKRQFSSYITKWSNVYDRQVSDYKTGLDALLEGEEIKQALFEFEHDLWNF, from the coding sequence ATGGCACTGGCCCTGCTCTGCGGTGCTTGGGCCGCGCCTTCGGCGATGGCGCAGACGGTGCTCGATGGCGCCTTCATCAAGGAGCACACGAAGACCAAGCGCGTTGTTCCGTACACCCACATCCGTGAAGCCGATGTGATGTGGGCGCGCCGTGTATGGCGGACGATCGATCTCCGGGAGAAGATCAACCACCCGTTGTATTTCCCGACCAGCCCGCTCAATGACCGAAGGAGCCTTTTCGATGTGATTCGCCAGGGATTGATGGTCGATGGCTCGATAACCGCTTACGACCCAGGCGCATTGGCCGATGATGACGAGTTCAAGAAGGCTTTCCTTCCAACGGAGTTGAAGGATCTTTTCAGCCGCCTCGATACCCAGTACACCGAGTCGCTCGTAACTGGCGACATGGAGATGGTTGTGCAAACCATTGACCTCGAGAGCCGGGACATCAAGATGTACAAGCTCAAAGAGGATTGGATCTTCGATAAGCAGCGGAGCACGCTCGATATCCGCATCATCGGCTTGGCCCCCATGAAGGAGGTTCGCGGCGAGGATGGAGAGGTGCGCGGCTACCGACCGCTATTCTGGCTCTACTACCCTGAGTGCCGTTACGTGTTCGCGAACTGGGATGCCTTCAACCGCGAGAATGATTCGGAGCGACGCAGCTTCGAGGACATCTTCTGGAAGCGCCAGTTCAGCAGCTACATCACCAAGTGGAGCAACGTGTACGACCGTCAGGTAAGCGATTACAAGACCGGCCTCGATGCCTTGCTCGAGGGTGAGGAGATCAAACAGGCGCTGTTCGAGTTCGAGCACGACCTCTGGAACTTCTGA
- the gldN gene encoding gliding motility protein GldN produces the protein MRARFLLFACCFISHAASGQYLLDGAYIREHAPTRRAVPAAHLREADVLFCKRVWRVLDLREKLNHPFIFPLEPAQGRRSLFDVVRQALLKDGTLTAYAPGVLANDDSFSHPMLRGEVDSVLNPMVTVWTPSLDDPDTPIEVTQPDPITAAQVTRYQIKEDWYFDKQRGVMDARIIGIAPMKEVRGEDGELRGHAPLFWLYYAELRHVLANAEAFNPWNDGGRITFDQLLESRRFSSYVVKESNAPDRRILEHARGIDALVEGDAVKERLFRFEHDLWNH, from the coding sequence ATGCGCGCTCGATTCCTTCTCTTCGCCTGCTGTTTCATCAGTCACGCTGCATCCGGGCAGTACCTGCTCGATGGCGCATACATCCGTGAGCATGCTCCCACGCGAAGGGCCGTGCCTGCTGCGCATCTGCGCGAAGCCGATGTGCTCTTCTGCAAGCGGGTCTGGCGCGTGCTCGATCTCCGGGAGAAGCTGAACCACCCGTTCATCTTCCCATTGGAACCGGCCCAGGGCCGTCGCAGCCTCTTCGATGTGGTCCGCCAAGCCCTGTTGAAGGACGGGACGCTCACGGCGTATGCGCCGGGCGTGCTGGCCAACGATGACTCCTTCAGCCATCCGATGCTCCGCGGTGAAGTCGATTCGGTGCTGAACCCCATGGTGACGGTGTGGACACCGAGCCTCGATGACCCGGATACTCCCATCGAGGTCACCCAGCCCGATCCCATCACGGCAGCACAGGTCACGCGCTACCAGATCAAGGAGGATTGGTACTTCGACAAACAGCGCGGCGTGATGGATGCTCGCATCATCGGCATCGCCCCCATGAAGGAAGTGCGTGGTGAGGACGGCGAACTGCGCGGCCATGCACCGCTCTTCTGGCTCTATTACGCCGAACTCCGGCATGTGCTGGCCAATGCCGAGGCCTTCAATCCCTGGAACGACGGAGGGCGGATCACCTTCGATCAATTGCTCGAGTCAAGGCGCTTCAGCAGTTATGTGGTGAAGGAGAGCAACGCTCCCGATAGGCGCATCTTGGAGCATGCCAGAGGAATTGACGCGCTGGTCGAAGGCGATGCGGTGAAGGAGCGCTTGTTCCGCTTCGAGCACGACCTATGGAATCATTGA
- the gldN gene encoding gliding motility protein GldN, whose protein sequence is MAPRYEALLISAIASLSLHGQDALGPDGPCRGDGMVRTYAPLREADAIWSRRAWRVLDLNEPSNKLLAEPAADAAHCRSLIDVIRHGLRDEGGIRAFIAGKDGLDDGFRTVLGRTQLMQELAAMDTMRALAVRRYMIKEDWIFDKARSVMEVRIIGLAPMVEVRGELGELRGYRPVFWLYYPECRRLFAWWVAGTGPEGSPITYENILDGRLFRGTISKVSSMQDRAISATSTSIDALLESDAVRRQLDAIGFDLWHY, encoded by the coding sequence ATGGCACCGCGATACGAGGCTTTGCTGATATCCGCGATCGCCTCCCTGTCGCTGCATGGTCAGGATGCGCTGGGACCCGATGGTCCCTGTCGGGGCGATGGCATGGTGCGGACCTATGCCCCGTTGCGGGAAGCCGATGCCATTTGGTCGCGGCGAGCATGGCGCGTGCTCGACCTGAACGAGCCTTCGAACAAGCTGCTCGCGGAACCGGCTGCCGACGCCGCGCATTGCCGCAGCCTGATTGATGTGATCCGTCACGGTTTGCGTGATGAGGGCGGGATCAGAGCCTTCATTGCAGGCAAGGATGGCTTGGATGATGGCTTCCGCACCGTCCTCGGCAGAACTCAGCTAATGCAGGAGCTGGCGGCAATGGATACCATGCGCGCACTTGCCGTCCGGCGTTACATGATCAAGGAGGATTGGATCTTCGACAAAGCGCGTTCGGTGATGGAAGTGCGCATCATCGGACTGGCGCCCATGGTTGAAGTTCGTGGCGAACTGGGCGAATTGCGCGGCTATCGTCCCGTGTTCTGGCTGTATTACCCGGAATGCCGGCGGTTGTTCGCTTGGTGGGTCGCGGGAACGGGACCTGAAGGATCGCCGATCACCTACGAGAACATCCTCGATGGCCGCTTGTTCCGTGGAACCATCTCGAAAGTGAGCAGCATGCAAGACCGGGCGATCAGCGCCACGAGCACGAGCATCGATGCGCTGCTGGAGAGCGATGCTGTTCGCCGCCAGCTCGATGCCATCGGCTTCGATCTATGGCATTATTGA